GGTAGCCGTTTGATCACTCACAGGTTCACCACTTTGATTCTTGAGTATTGCTTTGTAGACGGACCTACGAACGCGCATGCGCATCGCCGCGTCAAATAACGCGTCAATTGTTCGATCGGGCAGTTTGTATCGGTTTATCAACCGATCCAGTTCAGTGTAGAGAGTCTCGATCTCGTTAGTACGCCGCAGCATCGTCTGGGCACTACGCAGGTGAGCCGTCAGGACGAATCGGATCCACGGCCGCGTATCGTTTCCCGGCCGCCACGAGCCTTGGCCGACCTTCGCGAGAACGTCGTAGTAAGCGCGAGTGTTGCGCCCGAGATACTCCTCGATGCTAGAGAAAACCGGAGACAGTATGCCTTCTCGCGCGAGCACTAGCGTTTGAAGACATCGCGCCATTCTTCCGTTCCCATCGCGAAATGGGTGAATTAGGACAAGATTGAGATGCGCCATAGCGGCCCTGATGACGATTGGTAGACTTTCTTCGCATTCCAGATGCTCTACCAGCTCATGCATTAACGGATTGATTTGCTCTACATCCACACCCTCGTAAACGATTTCGCCTGTTTCTTCCTTTTGTACAAATATCGGACCACTTCGCCAGCGCCCCGGCCGATTCTTCAAGTCGTATTGCGTCATCATGAAGTGGAGGCTCTTTATCAGCTGCTCCCCGAAATGAAAGTTCGGCTCTTCCGCTAGTTGTAAGACGTACGTGATCGCGTCTCGATAGCCACGGATCGCCAGACTCGTCTCAACACTCGCGTCTAGGGCCGGCTCCCCAAGCTCGATAGCCATGGCGTCATCAAGTTTGGCCTCGTACCCTTCGATGCTGTTCGAGCCTTGTACTGCGCGCGCGAACTGAACGCGGCGTAGCGAGCCCGTCCACCGCCTCGGCTCGTGGAGTCGATGACGCAAGCTCTGCCGCAGGCGATCAATCTCTGTGATCACCTCACGCTCTCGCGCATCCAGCTCAGGCGCCTCGAACAACATGATGTTTATCCCCTTACAAACGCTCATTATGATAGATAATAACCATCACCATGAGCGTTCGACAATGTCATATGCTCAGGGTTGGAGGCCCGCACCGCCCGGAGAGGCCGACGATCTCGACGTGATCCGCGGAAACGCGTTCGGGATTCGACCACGTGGGCCGGGGACCAGTTGCAGTGTGCGGCTCTTCGGATCTGCTCGGTCAGAGCGGACATGGCCATACGTTGCGTGCAGATTGCAACCCATCCGTCGGGCTACGGCTAGCTGGCTCTGAACTGCGGGGATATTGCGATCTTGTCAATACGTTTGTCAGGGCTG
The nucleotide sequence above comes from Mycobacterium malmoense. Encoded proteins:
- a CDS encoding Fic family protein, which encodes MLFEAPELDAREREVITEIDRLRQSLRHRLHEPRRWTGSLRRVQFARAVQGSNSIEGYEAKLDDAMAIELGEPALDASVETSLAIRGYRDAITYVLQLAEEPNFHFGEQLIKSLHFMMTQYDLKNRPGRWRSGPIFVQKEETGEIVYEGVDVEQINPLMHELVEHLECEESLPIVIRAAMAHLNLVLIHPFRDGNGRMARCLQTLVLAREGILSPVFSSIEEYLGRNTRAYYDVLAKVGQGSWRPGNDTRPWIRFVLTAHLRSAQTMLRRTNEIETLYTELDRLINRYKLPDRTIDALFDAAMRMRVRRSVYKAILKNQSGEPVSDQTATRDLQALANLGLLIAHGERRGRYYTAGDEISSIRNSIIGRRVPRDETDPFSVEAGAPVDQAKLF